A region from the Sphingomonas flavescens genome encodes:
- a CDS encoding ATP-binding protein, whose amino-acid sequence MNEQPNLREFLNEVSSFQEETPSAQPKAPAQNLTAIGKVVEIAGSGSQIVLDAATVAALQSHKDPSVAMSGQVGSQVKTVVGNSWLIANVRTLRAGNPGELIAYIDFLGEGSRDSDGGMSNFRRGVTRYPIPGAEVMPVSTQDMRSIFAATDEPHIEIGTVYPTDDIRGALYVDPMLSKHFAVLGSTGTGKSTSVALILHRISQLSPEGHIVMIDPHGEYSAAFKGCGELFNVDNLQLPYWLMNFEEHCEVFLTTDGAERQRDADILGKCLLAARTKGKDMSQYGKVTVDSPIPYLLTDLNAIIVNEMGKLDRAGDTLPFQRIKTKLDELRADPRYTFMFSGMLVSDSMGSFLAKLFRLPSLGRPISIVDVSGVPSEVTSVVVSVLARMVFDYAIWSRTEAQRPLLLVCEEAHRYVPKDENSGAQAVRKILERIAKEGRKYGVSLGLITQRPSDLAEGVLSQCGTIVSMRLNNDRDQACVRAAMPEGARGFLDAIPALRNRECIVCGEGVAIPIRVRFDDLEPEKRPASSDPSFARLWRETGDEEGIINRTIKRWRGHGR is encoded by the coding sequence ATGAACGAGCAGCCGAACCTGCGGGAGTTCCTGAACGAGGTAAGTAGTTTCCAGGAGGAAACGCCCTCGGCGCAGCCCAAGGCGCCTGCGCAGAACCTGACGGCAATCGGCAAGGTCGTCGAGATCGCGGGTTCGGGCTCGCAGATCGTGCTCGATGCCGCGACCGTCGCGGCCCTTCAGTCACACAAGGATCCTTCGGTCGCGATGTCCGGCCAGGTCGGCAGCCAGGTGAAAACCGTCGTCGGCAACAGCTGGCTGATCGCCAACGTTCGTACCCTTCGCGCCGGCAATCCCGGCGAGCTCATTGCCTACATCGACTTCCTCGGCGAAGGCTCGCGCGATTCGGATGGCGGCATGTCCAACTTCCGTCGTGGCGTGACGCGCTACCCGATCCCGGGCGCCGAAGTGATGCCCGTCAGCACCCAGGACATGCGCTCGATCTTCGCTGCCACGGATGAGCCGCACATCGAGATCGGTACTGTCTATCCGACCGACGACATCCGCGGCGCGCTTTACGTCGATCCGATGCTGTCGAAGCACTTTGCGGTCCTCGGCTCGACCGGCACCGGTAAGTCGACCTCGGTCGCGCTCATCCTGCACCGCATCTCGCAGCTCAGCCCCGAAGGTCACATCGTGATGATCGACCCGCACGGCGAATATTCTGCCGCCTTCAAGGGCTGCGGCGAGCTGTTCAACGTCGACAACCTCCAGCTTCCCTATTGGCTGATGAACTTCGAGGAACATTGCGAAGTGTTCCTGACCACCGACGGTGCCGAGCGTCAGCGCGACGCCGACATCCTCGGCAAGTGCCTGCTCGCCGCCCGTACCAAGGGCAAGGACATGAGCCAGTACGGCAAGGTCACCGTCGACAGCCCGATCCCGTACCTGCTGACCGATCTCAACGCGATCATCGTCAACGAAATGGGCAAGCTCGACCGCGCCGGCGACACGTTGCCGTTCCAGCGCATCAAGACCAAGCTCGACGAGCTTCGCGCCGATCCGCGCTACACCTTCATGTTCTCCGGCATGCTCGTCTCGGACTCGATGGGCAGCTTCCTCGCCAAGCTGTTCCGCCTGCCGAGCCTCGGCCGTCCGATCTCGATCGTCGATGTGTCCGGCGTCCCGTCCGAAGTCACCAGCGTAGTCGTCTCGGTGCTCGCCCGCATGGTGTTCGACTACGCCATCTGGTCGCGCACCGAGGCACAGCGTCCGCTGCTGCTCGTCTGCGAAGAAGCCCACCGCTACGTGCCCAAGGACGAGAACAGCGGCGCCCAGGCCGTCCGCAAGATCCTCGAGCGTATCGCCAAGGAAGGCCGTAAGTATGGCGTCTCGCTCGGCCTGATTACGCAGCGTCCGTCCGACCTTGCCGAAGGCGTGCTGTCGCAGTGCGGCACGATCGTCTCCATGCGGTTAAACAACGACCGCGACCAGGCGTGCGTCCGTGCCGCCATGCCGGAAGGTGCGCGCGGTTTCCTCGACGCAATTCCCGCGCTTCGCAATCGCGAATGCATCGTCTGCGGCGAAGGCGTGGCTATCCCGATCCGCGTCCGCTTCGACGACCTCGAGCCCGAGAAGCGCCCCGCCTCATCCGACCCCAGCTTCGCCCGCCTATGGCGCGAAACCGGCGACGAAGAAGGCATCATCAACCGCACCATCAAGCGGTGGCGCGGTCACGGCCGCTAG
- a CDS encoding TIGR02186 family protein: MRRAPLLLALLAPLLIAADKPVLVPDISARQVQIRYSFNGAQLLLFGAVVYPGGRPPDRQLDIAVVLRGPVQPILVREKQKIAGIWMNADSNRFRSAPSFYAVASTRPINDLLDSRTAAIYELGVQNLQLSPGGGALPEKERRFEAGLLDLRGRQGLYAENDHGVEITGGVLYRATITIPSQVPVGAYTAETFLIDRGKVIAAATRDIQIDKSGFERFVAVAARRQRVAYGLTCVALSLGLGWAAAAAFRRRF; the protein is encoded by the coding sequence ATCCGCCGCGCGCCCCTTCTGCTGGCCCTGCTCGCGCCGCTGCTGATCGCCGCCGACAAGCCCGTCCTGGTGCCTGACATTTCCGCGCGTCAGGTGCAGATCCGTTACAGCTTCAACGGCGCCCAGCTGCTGCTGTTCGGCGCGGTCGTCTACCCGGGCGGGCGTCCGCCCGACCGCCAACTCGACATCGCGGTGGTCCTGCGCGGTCCCGTCCAGCCCATCCTGGTTCGCGAAAAGCAGAAGATCGCCGGGATCTGGATGAACGCCGATTCCAACCGCTTCCGTTCGGCGCCGTCATTCTACGCCGTCGCGTCGACGCGCCCCATCAATGACCTGCTCGATAGCCGGACCGCAGCGATCTACGAGCTCGGTGTCCAGAACCTCCAACTCTCGCCCGGTGGCGGCGCGCTCCCCGAAAAGGAGCGCCGCTTCGAGGCAGGCCTCCTTGACCTCCGTGGGCGGCAGGGACTGTACGCGGAAAACGACCATGGCGTGGAGATTACCGGCGGCGTCCTGTACCGCGCGACCATCACCATCCCCAGCCAGGTGCCCGTGGGCGCCTACACGGCGGAGACCTTCCTCATCGATCGCGGCAAGGTGATCGCGGCCGCAACTCGGGACATTCAGATCGACAAGTCGGGGTTCGAGCGCTTCGTTGCCGTCGCCGCCCGCCGTCAGCGCGTCGCCTACGGCCTGACCTGCGTCGCCTTGTCGCTCGGACTAGGCTGGGCTGCCGCAGCTGCGTTCCGCCGCCGCTTTTGA
- a CDS encoding sulfite exporter TauE/SafE family protein: MDIYLPIAGQSVNALLIVVLGFGVGLLSGMFGVGGGFLTTPILIFYGIPPTVAVASATTQITGASVSGAMVHMRRGGVDLKMAGVMIAGGLLGSVVGAVLFRLLQSSGQIDVVIGFMYVLILGWIGSVMLLDSLRTLGYVPAKAADTPRPRHNRWVASLPYRWRFNSSGIYISPVAPFALGALAGVLTVFLGIGGGFVLVPAMIYILGMPARVVIGTSLVMILAVSAATTMVHAVTTRAVDVVLAALLLAGGVIGAQYGALLTLRIKPDYLRLALAVIILLVALRMALGLAWRPEEIFSIEYL, translated from the coding sequence ATGGACATCTACCTCCCGATCGCCGGTCAGTCCGTCAACGCACTGCTGATCGTCGTGCTCGGCTTCGGGGTCGGCCTATTGTCGGGCATGTTCGGGGTAGGCGGCGGCTTTCTCACCACGCCGATCCTCATCTTCTACGGCATTCCGCCTACGGTCGCGGTCGCGTCCGCCACAACGCAGATCACGGGCGCCAGCGTATCCGGCGCGATGGTCCACATGCGTCGTGGCGGTGTCGATTTGAAGATGGCGGGCGTCATGATCGCCGGCGGCCTGCTCGGTTCGGTTGTCGGCGCCGTGCTGTTCCGACTGCTGCAGTCGAGCGGCCAGATCGATGTGGTGATCGGCTTCATGTACGTGCTGATCCTTGGCTGGATCGGCTCGGTCATGCTGCTGGATAGCCTCCGGACGCTCGGCTACGTTCCCGCCAAGGCCGCCGACACACCGCGGCCGCGTCACAACCGCTGGGTGGCATCATTGCCCTATCGCTGGCGGTTCAACAGCTCGGGTATCTACATCTCGCCGGTCGCCCCCTTTGCGCTCGGCGCGCTTGCCGGCGTGCTGACCGTTTTCCTCGGCATCGGCGGCGGGTTCGTGCTGGTCCCGGCGATGATCTACATCCTCGGCATGCCGGCGCGTGTCGTCATCGGCACCAGCTTGGTCATGATCCTTGCCGTCAGCGCCGCGACGACAATGGTCCACGCCGTCACCACGCGCGCCGTGGACGTCGTGCTTGCTGCCCTGCTCCTCGCCGGCGGCGTCATCGGCGCACAATATGGCGCACTCCTGACGCTTCGCATCAAACCGGATTACCTGAGGCTTGCGCTCGCCGTGATCATCCTCCTCGTCGCCCTGCGCATGGCGCTTGGCCTCGCCTGGCGGCCCGAGGAAATCTTCTCGATCGAGTATTTGTGA